A genomic window from Ignavibacteria bacterium includes:
- the pssA gene encoding CDP-diacylglycerol--serine O-phosphatidyltransferase encodes MKNRMGFIPSLFTVLNLFCGFMAIINADALNFEQAALFILYAGLFDMFDGVVARFTGTSSKFGVELDSLADLVSFGVAPSFILYKVYFFSLDGIGIALSALIMIFGALRLARFNAQLVGFDKNYFSGVPVPIPAVTVSSFILFYYNQNFNAHVSEIFIYCIAIVLPLLMVSKFKYDTTPKFNKREVKEHPVKTIIVILSVILIAVTKGEGLFAFCLFYISTGIFRSTKNQVRKFFFSKKISNDEENADELKLKQSN; translated from the coding sequence GTGAAGAACCGCATGGGATTTATACCAAGCTTATTCACTGTGCTGAACCTGTTCTGCGGGTTCATGGCAATTATTAATGCTGATGCGCTTAACTTTGAGCAGGCTGCGTTGTTTATCTTATATGCCGGGTTATTTGATATGTTCGATGGTGTTGTTGCCAGATTTACAGGCACTTCTTCAAAATTCGGGGTTGAGCTGGATTCCCTGGCTGACCTAGTTTCTTTCGGGGTTGCTCCTTCATTTATATTGTACAAAGTATATTTCTTTTCTCTTGATGGCATTGGCATAGCGCTTTCTGCGCTTATAATGATATTCGGCGCATTGCGCCTTGCAAGGTTCAATGCCCAGCTTGTTGGCTTTGATAAAAATTATTTCAGCGGTGTACCTGTTCCAATACCTGCGGTTACGGTTTCTTCATTTATACTTTTCTATTATAATCAGAACTTTAATGCACATGTAAGCGAGATTTTCATTTACTGTATTGCGATCGTGCTTCCGCTGTTAATGGTAAGCAAGTTCAAATATGATACTACACCCAAATTCAATAAACGCGAAGTAAAAGAACATCCCGTTAAGACTATTATAGTCATTCTTTCAGTAATTTTAATTGCGGTTACAAAAGGGGAAGGGTTGTTCGCTTTTTGCCTGTTTTACATCAGCACGGGAATATTCCGCAGCACTAAAAACCAGGTCCGTAAATTTTTTTTCAGCAAAAAAATAAGTAATGATGAAGAAAATGCTGATGAGCTTAAGCTGAAGCAATCAAATTAG
- a CDS encoding phosphatidylserine decarboxylase family protein yields MRLTIYGRSTVLKALLITLAIDIAALLIPNEIVKLVLLVLSVVFISFTLYFFRDPVRQIPQNLKSGDILSPADGKVMMIEEVQENEFIKGPAKVIGIFLSPLNVHVNRVPISGTVKFYQYIKGEFIAAYDHASADKNERTVIGIEGERFKVLFKQITGFVARRIVCELRVGDKVKIGEKFGMIKFGSRTDIIMPVNAKIKVSIDQKVTGGITLLAEVPE; encoded by the coding sequence TTGAGACTTACAATTTACGGCAGAAGTACAGTACTTAAAGCACTATTAATTACGCTTGCGATTGATATTGCCGCTCTTCTTATTCCCAATGAAATTGTGAAGCTGGTTTTGCTGGTACTTTCGGTTGTATTTATTTCATTCACACTTTATTTTTTCCGTGACCCGGTAAGGCAAATACCGCAGAACCTGAAAAGCGGGGATATACTTTCTCCTGCTGACGGTAAAGTAATGATGATAGAAGAGGTTCAGGAGAATGAATTTATCAAAGGTCCTGCCAAAGTTATCGGGATTTTTCTCTCTCCGCTTAATGTTCATGTAAACAGGGTGCCGATATCCGGCACTGTAAAATTCTACCAGTATATTAAAGGTGAATTTATTGCAGCATATGATCATGCTTCAGCAGATAAGAATGAAAGAACTGTGATAGGGATAGAAGGCGAAAGGTTTAAAGTGCTTTTTAAACAGATCACAGGTTTTGTCGCACGTCGCATAGTTTGTGAATTAAGAGTTGGTGATAAAGTTAAGATCGGTGAAAAATTCGGAATGATCAAATTCGGTTCAAGAACAGATATAATAATGCCTGTGAATGCAAAAATTAAAGTAAGTATAGATCAGAAAGTAACCGGGGGTATTACTCTCCTTGCGGAGGTACCTGAATAG
- a CDS encoding phosphoribosylaminoimidazolesuccinocarboxamide synthase — MAENYRKIKQIYEGKAKKLYTLKGHPDLLLQEFKDDATAFNALKKGKILNKGIINCELTTFLFTYLRKKGIRNHFVKQVSPNEMIIKKLKIVPIEVVVRNIAAGSLLKKTNFKEGYQLSKPIVEFYYKDDSLGDPMISDSHALAMKIATEKDLKTLKQMAEKINKVLKPFFLKRGLRLVDFKLEFGKDNTGKIMLGDEITPDTCRLWDKRTNKKLDKDRFRFDLGGVNEAYAEVRKRITGK, encoded by the coding sequence ATGGCTGAAAATTACAGAAAAATAAAACAAATTTACGAAGGTAAAGCAAAAAAGCTTTATACATTGAAAGGGCATCCGGACCTGTTATTGCAGGAATTTAAAGATGATGCCACAGCTTTTAATGCGCTTAAAAAAGGTAAAATCCTAAACAAAGGTATAATTAACTGTGAGCTTACAACATTCCTTTTTACCTACCTGAGAAAAAAAGGAATAAGGAATCATTTTGTAAAACAGGTTTCACCAAATGAAATGATCATTAAAAAGCTTAAGATAGTACCTATCGAAGTTGTAGTCCGCAATATTGCCGCAGGCAGCCTGCTTAAAAAAACAAATTTTAAAGAAGGATACCAGCTAAGTAAACCAATAGTAGAATTCTATTATAAAGATGATTCACTTGGCGACCCGATGATAAGCGACTCACATGCATTGGCAATGAAGATCGCAACTGAAAAAGACCTGAAGACACTTAAACAAATGGCCGAGAAGATAAATAAGGTATTAAAACCTTTCTTTTTAAAAAGGGGACTGAGGCTTGTAGATTTTAAGCTTGAATTCGGTAAAGATAACACGGGCAAGATCATGCTGGGTGATGAAATAACACCCGATACATGCAGGCTTTGGGATAAAAGAACTAATAAAAAGCTTGATAAGGACCGTTTCAGATTTGACCTTGGCGGCGTAAATGAAGCATATGCGGAAGTCAGAAAACGAATTACAGGAAAGTAA
- a CDS encoding GNAT family N-acetyltransferase, with protein MTERAYDIFKNLPILETERLRLRKLSMRDAADVFAYASNPEVAEHVTWEYHRNISDSMHYLRFITQQYQDGIPSPWGIIHKELGKLIGTIGYHVWSLANGYGEVGYALSKDFWNKGYTTEAFNEVIRFGFERLQLNRVEATCKIANSASEKVMIKCGLEYEGILRKRLFAKGEYHDLKLYSILRSKWEQIFYKSI; from the coding sequence ATGACTGAAAGAGCTTACGACATATTTAAGAATTTACCAATACTGGAAACAGAAAGATTGCGGCTCAGAAAGCTTTCGATGCGAGATGCTGCGGATGTATTTGCATACGCTTCAAATCCGGAAGTTGCCGAGCATGTTACATGGGAGTATCACAGGAATATTTCAGACTCCATGCATTACCTGAGGTTCATTACACAACAATACCAGGATGGTATCCCAAGTCCATGGGGAATTATACATAAAGAGCTTGGTAAGCTTATCGGAACAATAGGTTATCATGTATGGTCACTTGCCAACGGCTATGGCGAAGTTGGTTATGCCTTATCAAAAGATTTCTGGAATAAAGGCTATACCACTGAAGCATTCAATGAAGTAATAAGGTTTGGTTTTGAAAGACTGCAGCTTAACAGGGTTGAAGCAACCTGTAAAATAGCAAATTCAGCTTCAGAAAAAGTAATGATAAAATGCGGACTGGAATATGAAGGGATATTGAGAAAAAGATTATTCGCAAAAGGTGAATACCATGATCTTAAGCTTTACAGCATTCTGAGAAGCAAATGGGAACAAATTTTTTATAAAAGTATATAA
- a CDS encoding DUF4159 domain-containing protein, translating to MKKIFIVILAFFAAASVYSQNDGINKLSSSFKIVRLKYSGGGDWYNDPSAEVNMMDYLKKNTVIDVDESKFYSVDINSDDIFNFPFILITGHGNISFSDTEVKRLRQYLERGGFLYADDDYGMDKAFRREMEKVFPDQKMQELPFDHKIYNSHFSFPGGLPKIHEHDAKPPQGFGYYLNGRLCVYYTYETNISDGWAEPREHEDPPEKREESFKMGTNIIVYMLNN from the coding sequence ATGAAAAAAATCTTCATCGTAATTTTAGCCTTCTTTGCTGCAGCCTCAGTTTACTCACAAAATGATGGCATCAACAAGCTTTCTTCATCATTTAAAATAGTGAGGCTTAAATATTCCGGCGGCGGCGATTGGTATAATGACCCATCTGCAGAAGTTAATATGATGGATTACCTGAAGAAAAATACTGTAATAGATGTTGATGAATCGAAGTTCTATTCAGTTGATATCAACTCAGATGATATTTTCAATTTCCCCTTTATACTTATTACAGGTCACGGCAATATTTCCTTCAGTGATACTGAAGTGAAACGCTTAAGGCAGTACCTTGAGCGGGGCGGATTCTTATACGCTGATGATGACTACGGCATGGATAAGGCCTTCAGACGTGAGATGGAAAAAGTTTTCCCCGACCAGAAAATGCAGGAGCTTCCGTTTGACCATAAGATCTACAATTCACATTTCAGCTTTCCGGGCGGGCTGCCTAAGATACATGAACATGATGCAAAGCCGCCGCAGGGATTTGGCTATTATTTAAACGGCAGGCTATGCGTTTATTATACTTATGAAACCAATATTTCTGACGGTTGGGCTGAACCGCGGGAACATGAAGACCCCCCCGAAAAACGAGAAGAATCATTCAAAATGGGTACGAATATTATTGTTTATATGTTGAATAATTGA
- a CDS encoding dihydrofolate reductase family protein: MRKIIIFSMITLDGVMQAPGGPKEDPSGGFKYGGWVSPYGDKVYSKVVKEELKPAEYLLGRKTFEIWEKYWPLHADFWPRINTGTKYVLSKTRSKTGWENTIFLKSLNDLKKLKRTSGSDLHVWGSGRLIQLLLKKDLVDELRLKIHPLILGRGKKLFESGSVPVAFELIKQLVTSTGVIIVYYKKSGKVKSGAIKV; this comes from the coding sequence ATGAGAAAAATAATTATATTTTCAATGATCACACTCGATGGTGTTATGCAGGCACCGGGCGGACCCAAAGAAGATCCATCTGGTGGTTTTAAATATGGCGGCTGGGTTTCGCCTTATGGAGATAAAGTTTACAGCAAGGTAGTTAAAGAAGAATTAAAGCCCGCTGAATATCTTTTGGGAAGAAAAACATTTGAGATCTGGGAAAAATACTGGCCTCTGCATGCTGACTTCTGGCCGAGAATCAATACCGGAACAAAATATGTACTTTCAAAAACCAGGAGTAAAACCGGCTGGGAAAATACAATATTTCTGAAATCACTTAATGATCTTAAAAAGCTGAAAAGAACAAGTGGCTCAGATCTTCATGTGTGGGGAAGCGGCAGGCTTATTCAGCTTCTGCTGAAAAAAGATCTTGTAGATGAACTCAGGCTGAAAATACATCCATTAATTTTAGGAAGAGGAAAAAAGCTGTTTGAAAGTGGTTCTGTACCTGTTGCCTTTGAATTAATCAAACAATTAGTTACATCTACAGGGGTGATTATTGTTTATTATAAAAAGTCAGGAAAAGTTAAATCAGGTGCAATTAAGGTTTAG
- a CDS encoding T9SS type A sorting domain-containing protein has translation MRRILLLIVAFMSFVIVEKASAQILMTENFDYPAGDSLGAHGWVSFSGGNTNVLNVATPGLTYSGYPLSGIGNSARVVRTGQDAYKQFSGTGDSTGNVYVSFMLRVDSSAATGDYFFGLLPDNSTSNYTGRFYVKDTTGGFRLGIAKATNPIVYANPVYNFGTTYLVVIKYTFVDGASNDEVSLFVFSGAVPGTEPSPLVGPVTQAIGDAPNIRRVALRQGTASNAPVLLIDGIRVFKTWGNLVSVSNISTVAENFSLSQNYPNPFNPSTKINFSIPERSFVTMKVYDMLGKEVMTLVNSNYSAGTYAVDMNAAALSTGIYMYSIEARTESGNILKDTKKLTLVK, from the coding sequence ATGAGAAGAATACTACTTCTTATAGTAGCTTTTATGTCATTCGTTATAGTTGAAAAGGCATCAGCCCAGATATTAATGACGGAAAATTTTGATTACCCTGCAGGTGATTCACTCGGCGCACACGGCTGGGTTTCATTCAGCGGTGGTAATACAAATGTATTGAATGTTGCAACCCCGGGTTTAACTTATTCAGGTTATCCGCTATCAGGCATTGGTAATTCAGCCAGGGTGGTTCGTACAGGCCAGGATGCTTACAAGCAGTTTTCAGGCACAGGTGATTCAACCGGAAATGTATATGTATCATTTATGCTGAGAGTTGACTCATCAGCAGCAACCGGTGATTATTTCTTTGGATTATTACCGGATAACTCAACAAGCAACTATACCGGCAGATTTTATGTAAAAGATACAACTGGCGGATTCAGATTAGGTATTGCTAAAGCTACCAACCCTATTGTTTATGCCAACCCGGTTTATAATTTCGGTACTACTTATCTTGTGGTTATAAAATATACATTTGTAGACGGAGCAAGCAATGATGAAGTTAGCTTATTCGTTTTCTCAGGTGCTGTACCGGGAACCGAGCCTTCACCACTGGTTGGACCGGTTACCCAGGCTATTGGCGATGCTCCGAATATCAGAAGAGTGGCTTTAAGACAGGGAACAGCTTCAAACGCCCCTGTATTATTAATTGATGGTATCCGTGTTTTCAAAACATGGGGCAACCTTGTATCTGTTTCAAACATAAGCACAGTTGCAGAAAACTTCTCGCTTTCACAGAACTATCCTAATCCGTTCAATCCTTCAACAAAGATAAACTTCTCAATTCCTGAAAGAAGCTTTGTTACAATGAAGGTTTATGATATGCTGGGCAAAGAGGTTATGACACTTGTTAATTCCAATTATTCAGCCGGCACTTATGCAGTAGATATGAATGCAGCGGCATTAAGCACTGGTATTTATATGTACAGCATCGAGGCAAGAACAGAAAGCGGAAATATCTTAAAAGATACCAAAAAACTTACACTGGTAAAATAA
- a CDS encoding T9SS type A sorting domain-containing protein, with protein MNKIILLFIISSICIPFNILSQQLSPELPQIKSESIYSTGTVQNRVAYVNAPPGVQNTTLQNPALNPINASSIRWITSDPIAIGDRCATSRNGLYQVTGWGLNTERVSLYNNLSAVPLWEYPSNPNTFINYVAISDTGGYIANGSYHNIYIFNRASSTPIFNFNLETQLPDTGIAGPVEITSNGDFIIATASRSDSSWIFGFNRNSTNWVWRYRVGQTNNTGGATIQGVKMSGNDSLVIVNTYLGFYVFRTYTGQLVYSGSVNPSSTSGTQFPQGISGNGNYIATINYSGIMRVYQWNGTTYNFVWQVAESGSWITAVDISYDGTKIAYGTLVFVSGGGFDGRIKYFNSSNSTPVWTYPNTGDQVTSVSFSRNGKVLAVSTYADLGNNNYDLLVFKTSVPAAAPIFGVSSAGSFFWCNTSNDGSTVIASGKAVHARTFGNGGEAYNIFIDTNDTPLGLGNNNLPATFSLEQNYPNPFNPVTTINYSLPTGEFVNITMYDQLGRAVKTIVNENRPAGSYSVQVDASELPSGVYFYRIHAGIFSSVRKLVLIK; from the coding sequence ATGAACAAAATAATATTACTGTTTATAATTTCATCCATCTGTATCCCGTTTAACATCTTATCACAGCAGCTAAGCCCTGAGCTTCCGCAAATAAAAAGCGAAAGCATATATTCTACAGGCACTGTTCAAAACCGCGTTGCATATGTTAATGCACCGCCCGGGGTCCAAAACACCACACTTCAAAATCCTGCACTAAATCCTATTAACGCATCTTCCATTCGCTGGATCACAAGTGATCCTATCGCAATTGGTGACAGGTGTGCAACCAGCAGGAACGGGCTTTACCAGGTTACCGGGTGGGGGCTAAATACTGAAAGGGTATCGCTGTATAATAATTTATCCGCGGTTCCTTTGTGGGAATATCCCTCAAACCCGAATACATTTATCAATTATGTCGCTATATCTGATACCGGCGGTTACATTGCCAACGGCAGCTATCACAATATATATATTTTTAACCGCGCAAGCAGCACACCCATTTTCAATTTTAACCTGGAAACACAATTACCGGATACAGGAATTGCAGGGCCGGTTGAAATTACTTCGAACGGTGATTTTATAATAGCCACCGCTTCACGAAGCGATTCAAGCTGGATCTTCGGTTTCAACAGGAATTCAACCAATTGGGTATGGAGATACCGTGTTGGACAGACAAATAATACAGGCGGCGCAACTATACAGGGTGTTAAAATGTCCGGCAATGATTCACTTGTAATTGTAAATACATACCTTGGATTTTACGTGTTCAGAACATATACAGGACAGCTTGTTTATTCAGGTTCTGTGAATCCTTCATCAACAAGCGGAACGCAATTCCCCCAGGGAATCAGCGGTAACGGTAATTATATCGCAACAATTAATTACAGCGGTATTATGAGAGTTTACCAGTGGAACGGGACAACCTATAATTTTGTGTGGCAGGTTGCTGAAAGCGGTTCATGGATCACAGCAGTTGATATAAGTTATGACGGCACAAAAATTGCATATGGCACTCTTGTGTTTGTAAGTGGCGGCGGATTTGACGGAAGAATTAAATATTTTAACTCTTCCAACTCTACTCCTGTATGGACCTATCCAAATACAGGCGACCAGGTAACCAGTGTTTCCTTTTCAAGGAACGGAAAAGTTCTGGCTGTATCAACATATGCAGATCTTGGAAATAATAACTACGATCTTCTTGTATTTAAAACCAGCGTTCCGGCAGCTGCGCCTATATTCGGTGTATCTTCAGCGGGTTCTTTTTTCTGGTGCAATACTTCAAATGACGGCAGTACAGTTATAGCAAGCGGAAAAGCTGTTCATGCGCGTACTTTTGGTAACGGCGGTGAAGCTTATAACATATTTATTGATACCAATGATACACCCCTAGGCCTTGGGAATAACAATCTTCCGGCAACTTTCAGCCTGGAACAAAATTACCCAAACCCCTTCAACCCGGTTACTACAATTAATTATTCACTGCCTACCGGTGAATTTGTAAATATTACCATGTATGACCAGTTGGGCAGAGCTGTAAAAACTATAGTAAATGAAAACCGTCCCGCCGGCAGTTATTCTGTTCAGGTTGATGCCTCAGAGCTTCCCAGCGGTGTTTACTTTTACCGTATTCATGCAGGGATATTTTCTTCAGTCCGGAAACTGGTTCTGATCAAATAA
- a CDS encoding tetratricopeptide repeat protein yields the protein MAKSTKKQDKQQKNSIKIPDVTFNLNLNNITVIIIMAVLLILSIALPYYYVNYAYSINQYNSFPLDDPWIHLQFAKNIAEYGSFSYYKNEVVTAGSTSPLYTLLLAAGFIVTKNEMWLSYITGIIFFALSVYFFYRLSSVTFPKENWLAIAAALLLVFDKWLNLITVTGMETTMYIFLLVACYYYYRKMNAVGFAVTLGLTFWTRPDALAFIAAIVIDYFFRVYLKSRSPKENTDVNLFEKKDLYKIAGIFGFIMAAYFIMNFLISGSLLPNTYGAKIAYYSAEFRSRAEFLKVEVWDYFTESAYILIFIPFVFGVVKLFSDSFRLRYNPLIPALLFIAFLIFMYWYKLPYAHRFGRYLMPIFPFYILLAVYGGREFFKWLANYIGDTKLVNGLNIILLAGTIIYFAAGYNEIKKVYQEQSRHIYIRQVTAAKWLKENTPEGSVIATHDVGAVAYYSERKVIDVVGLINPEFISKLNKKEFVGFVLEQMKAQNVSYMAFLKEWFQVVNQEALFEGGEQNFEIMQIYKFTPDKTHILSTEVNSGMQYAMNLINARQYQQALTVLKQIAAMDPNSSLTFIRLAYVYSALNDPASAERSLLKAIEIYPGYRDAILSLANLYKAQNKIPEAKNIIGKYLESNPGDTTALKINSGLGEVKQDSVKLK from the coding sequence ATGGCAAAAAGTACTAAAAAACAGGATAAACAACAAAAAAATTCTATTAAAATACCGGATGTTACTTTTAATCTGAATCTGAATAACATAACAGTTATCATTATAATGGCTGTTCTGTTAATTCTCTCAATAGCTCTGCCATATTATTATGTCAATTATGCTTATTCAATAAATCAATATAACAGCTTCCCGCTGGATGATCCCTGGATACATCTTCAGTTTGCCAAAAACATTGCCGAGTATGGCAGCTTTTCGTATTATAAGAACGAAGTAGTAACAGCGGGCTCTACTTCTCCGCTTTATACCCTGCTTCTTGCTGCCGGATTTATAGTTACAAAAAACGAAATGTGGCTTAGTTATATAACCGGAATAATATTTTTTGCTCTTTCTGTTTATTTTTTTTACAGGTTATCATCTGTTACATTTCCAAAAGAGAACTGGCTGGCAATTGCTGCGGCATTGCTGCTAGTATTTGATAAATGGCTGAACCTTATAACTGTAACCGGCATGGAAACAACTATGTATATTTTCCTTCTGGTTGCCTGTTACTACTATTACCGTAAAATGAATGCAGTTGGTTTTGCGGTAACCCTTGGGCTAACTTTCTGGACAAGGCCTGATGCGCTTGCCTTTATTGCAGCTATTGTCATTGATTATTTCTTCAGGGTTTACCTGAAAAGCAGATCGCCCAAAGAGAACACTGATGTAAATTTATTTGAGAAAAAAGATCTTTATAAAATTGCAGGAATATTCGGATTTATTATGGCTGCTTATTTCATAATGAACTTCTTAATTTCAGGGTCACTGCTTCCTAATACCTACGGTGCAAAGATAGCATATTATTCAGCGGAGTTCCGCAGCCGTGCTGAATTTCTCAAAGTTGAAGTATGGGATTACTTCACCGAATCAGCTTATATTTTGATCTTTATTCCTTTCGTGTTTGGTGTGGTCAAACTCTTCAGCGATAGTTTCAGGTTAAGGTATAATCCCCTGATCCCTGCTTTGCTGTTTATTGCATTCCTGATATTTATGTACTGGTATAAATTACCTTATGCACACCGTTTCGGCAGGTATTTGATGCCGATTTTCCCGTTCTATATACTGCTTGCTGTGTACGGCGGCAGAGAATTTTTTAAATGGCTGGCAAATTATATTGGAGATACCAAGCTTGTTAATGGACTTAATATTATTCTGCTTGCGGGCACTATAATATATTTCGCAGCAGGATATAATGAAATTAAAAAAGTTTACCAGGAGCAATCCAGGCATATATATATAAGGCAGGTTACTGCTGCCAAATGGCTGAAAGAAAATACGCCTGAAGGCTCGGTTATTGCAACTCATGATGTTGGCGCAGTTGCATATTATTCCGAAAGGAAAGTAATTGATGTTGTAGGCTTGATCAATCCTGAGTTCATTTCCAAACTGAACAAAAAAGAGTTTGTAGGGTTTGTGCTTGAACAAATGAAAGCTCAAAATGTATCATATATGGCATTTTTAAAAGAATGGTTCCAGGTGGTAAACCAGGAAGCATTGTTTGAAGGCGGTGAACAGAATTTTGAAATTATGCAGATATATAAATTCACACCTGATAAAACCCACATTCTTTCAACTGAAGTGAACAGCGGTATGCAGTATGCTATGAACCTGATCAATGCCCGGCAATACCAGCAGGCGCTTACTGTGCTTAAGCAGATAGCAGCCATGGACCCGAACAGCTCACTGACATTTATTCGTTTGGCATATGTATATTCAGCGCTTAATGACCCTGCTTCTGCAGAGCGAAGCCTATTAAAAGCGATAGAGATCTATCCGGGTTACAGAGATGCTATCCTTTCGCTTGCAAATCTTTATAAGGCACAAAATAAGATCCCGGAAGCGAAAAATATTATCGGTAAGTATTTAGAATCAAATCCGGGAGATACCACTGCCCTGAAAATTAATTCAGGCCTTGGAGAAGTAAAACAGGATTCTGTTAAACTAAAATAA
- the mltG gene encoding endolytic transglycosylase MltG encodes MPQKIVFPAVFIFSFAVFFALQLGFLNRTYNNSAGDVVIKITKGDNLKSVAVKLEESQAIYNKYVFIALGRFFGYQDKLIPGEYKLPNGLTYLNVLNTITDPAVIRTVTVTIPEGLNIRQMGRLLQRQIGVDSARFVEEAKNDSLIKILGIEAKDLEGYLFPDTYQFRFNSLNREKEIVSLMAATFRKRVTPEMRELMKSKNLSLNELITMASIIEGETRFEPEKKTISGVYYNRIKKGMKLQADPTVQYILPGGPKNRLLYSDLKIESPYNTYLNKGLPPGPINNPGLSSILAALEPEENKYLYFVAKGDGSHRFAESYDEHKKNIQLYQQMLKELEEKKQKEQQK; translated from the coding sequence ATGCCCCAAAAAATTGTATTTCCGGCAGTGTTCATATTTTCATTTGCGGTGTTTTTTGCACTGCAGCTTGGATTTTTGAACCGGACATATAATAATTCAGCCGGTGATGTTGTTATTAAGATAACTAAAGGTGATAACCTGAAAAGTGTCGCCGTTAAGCTTGAAGAAAGCCAGGCAATTTATAACAAGTATGTATTCATTGCATTAGGCCGATTTTTTGGCTACCAGGATAAACTTATACCGGGAGAATACAAGCTCCCTAACGGCTTAACATATCTGAATGTTCTGAACACTATAACAGACCCTGCAGTAATAAGGACAGTGACTGTAACGATACCGGAAGGACTTAACATACGGCAAATGGGAAGGCTTTTGCAGAGGCAGATAGGAGTTGATTCAGCCAGATTTGTTGAAGAAGCAAAAAATGACAGCCTGATTAAGATCCTTGGTATTGAAGCAAAAGATCTTGAGGGCTATTTATTCCCGGATACATACCAGTTCAGGTTCAATTCTCTAAACCGTGAAAAAGAAATTGTATCTCTTATGGCTGCTACTTTCAGAAAGCGGGTTACACCTGAAATGCGCGAGCTAATGAAGAGCAAAAATTTATCCTTAAATGAGCTCATTACTATGGCTTCTATAATTGAAGGTGAAACAAGGTTTGAGCCCGAGAAAAAAACAATTTCAGGGGTTTATTATAACCGCATAAAAAAGGGTATGAAGCTGCAGGCTGATCCTACTGTTCAGTATATTCTGCCGGGCGGACCCAAAAACAGGCTTTTATATAGCGATCTGAAAATAGAATCACCATACAATACCTATCTTAATAAAGGTTTGCCCCCCGGACCAATTAACAATCCCGGTTTAAGCTCAATACTAGCAGCTCTTGAGCCTGAAGAAAATAAATACCTGTACTTTGTTGCAAAAGGCGATGGTTCACACCGTTTTGCTGAAAGTTATGATGAACATAAAAAGAATATTCAGCTCTACCAGCAGATGTTAAAGGAGCTCGAAGAAAAAAAGCAGAAAGAACAGCAAAAGTAA
- a CDS encoding T9SS type A sorting domain-containing protein: protein MRGLNGCGEPYINFVTGAPTSFKYSGNSCQRTGWFDSLWGDCRGFMSTGPVTMNSGDTQIVVLNYMITRDGGNNFQNVCALQSLSDSALKYYYNDFRTCMPIGIEPISTEIPQKFELFQNYPNPFNPATKIRFHIPLSRGVAGEAGRGVLLKIFDILGKEIAVLVNENLKHGIYEIDWNAENIPSGVYFYSLITNEFTQTKKWWC, encoded by the coding sequence ATGAGAGGTTTAAATGGATGCGGAGAACCATATATAAATTTTGTTACCGGGGCACCAACCAGCTTCAAATATAGTGGTAATTCATGTCAGCGAACCGGTTGGTTCGATAGTCTTTGGGGTGATTGCAGAGGATTCATGAGTACGGGTCCTGTTACTATGAACTCAGGCGATACACAAATTGTAGTACTAAACTACATGATTACTCGCGATGGCGGCAATAATTTCCAGAACGTTTGCGCGCTGCAATCGCTGTCAGACTCAGCATTAAAGTACTACTACAACGATTTCCGCACTTGCATGCCCATTGGAATTGAACCGATAAGCACTGAAATTCCGCAAAAATTTGAGCTGTTTCAAAATTACCCAAACCCGTTTAACCCGGCTACAAAAATAAGGTTTCATATTCCCCTCTCGAGAGGGGTGGCCGGCGAAGCCGGACGGGGTGTGTTGCTTAAAATATTTGACATCCTCGGCAAAGAAATTGCAGTGCTGGTTAATGAAAACCTCAAACACGGCATTTATGAAATTGACTGGAATGCTGAAAATATACCAAGCGGCGTATATTTTTACTCTTTAATAACAAATGAATTCACCCAAACAAAAAAATGGTGGTGTTGA